The region AGACACAATTGCTTTTCCTAAAACCCAACAAGCTAAATGCTTATTAACAGAAGCACCTGCAGAAGTATCAAAGAAACAATTAAAAGAGCTTCATATAACAAGCACCTTCATAAAAAATGAATAGATTCATATTGGTTTATAAGTTCTCCACCCATCTTTCCAATATATCCAAAAAATATTGAATTTTCTTGGCCTTGCTAAAGATCGAGTTAACTTAAAGTAGACAAACAAACTCAATGGCAAAATTTGTCTTCGTTACTGGAGGAGTTGTTTCAAGCATCGGTAAAGGAATTGTTGCTGCCAGTCTTGGACGACTCCTCAAATCAAGAGGATATAGCGTATCCATTTTGAAATTAGATCCATACTTAAATGTGGATCCTGGAACCATGAGTCCTTTTCAACATGGAGAAGTTTTTGTTACCGAAGATGGTGCAGAAACAGATTTAGATCTAGGGCATTACGAGCGTTTTACTGATACTGCAATGTCACGATTAAATAGTGTGACGACAGGCTCTATCTATCAATCTGTAATCAATAAAGAAAGACGCGGTGACTATAACGGTGGAACAGTACAGGTTATCCCTCATATCACAAAAGAAATCCGCGAGCGGATTCATCGCGTATCTGCAAATAGTAATGCTGATATTATTATTACTGAAATTGGTGGAACTGTAGGAGATATTGAATCTCTTCCTTTTCTAGAAGCAATTCGTGAATTCAAAGGTGATGTTGGGAGAAATGATATTGCTTATATACATGTCACTCTTTTACCTTTCATCAACACGTCAGGGGAAATCAAAACTAAACCAACTCAACATTCAGTAAAAGAATTACGTTCTATAGGAATTCAACCAGATGTCTTGGTCTGCAGAAGTGATAGAAACATTAATAAAGAATTAAAAACTAAAATTAGTGGATTTTGTGGAGTACATGCTGAGGCTGTAATTCCAGCATTAGACGCTGACAGTATTTATTCAGTTCCTCTTTCTTTAAAAAAAGAAGGCCTTTGTAGAGAAATACTTAAAATTTTAGAATTAGAGGATCATCAATGTGACTTGGAAGAATGGGAAGCCTTGATCCATCAATTACGAAATCCTGGACCATCAGTCACAGTTGCTGTTGTTGGAAAATATGTCCGACTAAATGATGCCTACCTTTCTGTAGTAGAAGCATTACGTCACGCCTGCATAGCTCAGAATGCCTCTTTAAATATAACCTGGGTATCTGCTGAAAAAATAGAAACTGAAGGTCCCGAAAATCTTCTAGAAGGAATTGATGCAATTGTAGTTCCAGGAGGTTTCGGGAATAGAGGTGTCAATGGAAAAATTACAGCTATACAATGGGCAAGAGAGAAAAGGATTCCATTCCTTGGGCTTTGCTTAGGAATGCAATGTGCTGTCATTGAATGGGCAAGAAATATAGCAGGGTTAAAAGAAGCTACAAGTTCTGAACTCGATCCAAACGCAAGTCATCCAGTCATTCATTTACTTCCTGAACAACAAGATGTAATAGATTTAGGTGGAACAATGCGACTAGGTGTGTATCCATGCAGGTTAACCCCAGAGACAATGGGGCACAAGCTCTATGGAGAAGAAGTAGTGTATGAACGGCATAGACATCGCTATGAATTCAACAATTCTTATAGGAATCTCTTCGTTGAATCTGGATATAGCATTAGCGGAACATCACCAGATGGTCGATTAGTGGAACTGATTGAATTGAAAAGTCATCCTTTCTTTACAGCCTGCCAATATCACCCTGAATTCTTATCCAGACCAGGAAAACCACATCCACTATTTCAAGGGCTAATAGAAGCCGCCCAACTCCGTTTACCTGCAACACCTCAAGAAGTATTCAAAAATACTCTGCCCAATTTTCAAAAGAATAAATGAGTACTTGCCTACCAATTGTAGAGAGATTTCATTCTCTTCAAGGAGAAGGTCTGCATTTTGGCAAAAGCGCATTTTTTATTCGACTTGGTGGTTGCAAAGTAGGTTGTCCTTGGTGTGATACCAAAGAGTCATGGTCAATAGCTACCCATCAAGAAGCAACTGTTGAAGAACTTTCAAAAGAAGCTGCAATTGCTCAATCACAAGGAGCAGCAATTTTAGTTATCACTGGAGGTGAACCTCTGCATCACAACTTGAATGCATTATGTAAAACCATACAAGATTTCACTTCCCATAACTCCAGAGAAACAATGCCTATTCATCTTGAGACTTCTGGAGTTGATGAAATAACTGGATTAATAAATTGGATCACACTTTCCCCAAAGCGACATGCCCTTCCCAAGAAATCTCTTCTCAGAGCATGTGATGAAATAAAAGTAGTTATTCATCAAAAAGAAGACTTGCTCTTTGCAGAAGAAATGGCTAATCAATCAATTAAAGAAAGACAAATTTCTAAGAAAACTTCAGATGAAAACCATAAAATTTCGCAACCTCATCTTTTTCTACAACCTGGCTGGAACAGTAAAGAAGGTACACAACTTACAATTGAATATATCAAAAGCCATCCACAATGGAGATTGAGCCTACAAACCCACAAATGGTTAGGAGTATTGTAAAAATTCAACAATTTTTACTATAGTTGCTTGTTATTAAAAATTAAATAACAAGAAAGTCCAAAAGTAATGTCTCTAGAAGAAAGGCCAAAAACTATTGCCCTTCTATCAGGAGGTTTAGATTCAGCCACTGCAACAGCAATTGCAATAGAGCAAGGGCACAATGTAATAGGACTATCTTTTGATTATGGGCAACGGCATAAACGTGAATTAGAAGCAGCCAAACTATTAGCAAATCACTTAAAGCTAATAGAACATCACATAATCGATATCAACCTATCCACTTGGGGCGGATCATCTTTAACTGATCTCAATGAATCAATTCCAAAAACCGGCGTTTTACCAGGAGTCATACCAAACACTTATGTGCCGGGAAGAAATACAGTCTTTATTGCTATTGGACTGAGTCTTGCAGAAGCAAGAAATGCAAAACAACTAGTTTTAGGGATAAACGCAATGGATTATTCAGGTTATCCAGATTGCAGACCTGATTACTTAGATGAATTCCAAAAACTTGCGAATTTAGCTAGTAAGGCTGGTAGAGAAGGTAATGGTATTAAATTATTGGCACCACTAATTCATTGGAATAAAATTCAAATAGTTCAAGAAGCTCTAAGATTAGATATTCCAATTGATCTCACATGGAGTTGCTATAACGGAGACACAGAAGAATGTGGTTTATGTGATAGCTGTCGTATACGCAATGAAGCATTACAAAGCGTAAGGTCCTTAAATAATTCTAAGACTCACTGAAGATGAATAATTTGTGTAGAGAGCTATTGGATTGGGTTGATCCTCAAATTGTTGCTCAAAAACTAATTCAAATTTATGGAGAACCAGGACTAGTGTGGCTTGATAGTGATGGAAGCAAAAATGGGCGATGGATAATTTTAGGAGCAGATCCAATTGAACACATTTGTTCTCATGGTTTACCAAATGACCCATCAGCTACCAACCCTTTTGAATTACTACGGACTATCCACTCAGGACATTGGAGTGGTTGGCTTAGCTATGAAGCTGGAGCATGGATTGAACCTAATAATCCATGGAAACAAGATTCAATGGCTACACTATGGTGTGCTAGACATGATCCTATTCTGAAATTTGATTTATATAATCAGCAACTCTGGCTTGAAGGAATCGATCGTAAAAGATTAGTAGAAATCAGAGAATTACTCAAAGAATTAAAAGCAAGTAATTTACAAAAGAATCAATCTCTAAAAAGAACTAAAGAGTTTCAAGGTATTGCCAAAGAAAAGTGGAAATGGCTAAATAATAAAGAGGAATACGCTAAAAAAGTAGCAACTATAAAACAATATATTGAAGAGGGAGATATTTTTCAAGCAAACCTTTCTACATGTTGTCAAACAAAAAATACTGCAAATCTTTTATCTATTGACCTTTTTAAGAGGCTGAGACAATACTGTCCTTCACCATTTTCAGGAATAGTCGTAGCAACAGGAGAAGCTCTAGGTGAAGCTGTTATATCTACCTCACCTGAACGTTTTCTAAAAGTTTTGCCAAATCAAAAAGTAGAAACAAGACCCATAAAAGGAACTAGACCTCGTCATGCTAACCCTAAAAAAGATTCTGAATTTGCGGCTGATCTAGTAAGCAGTTTAAAAGACCGAGCTGAAAATATTATGATTGTTGATTTACTAAGAAATGATTTAGGAAAAGTCTGCATACCTGGGACAATAGACATTACACAATTGGTAGGTTTAGAAAGTTTTTCCAAGGTCCATCACTTAACATCAGTTATTAAAGGGAAGCTAAAAACAAATAAAACATGGGTTGATCTTCTTGAAGCCTGTTGGCCGGGTGGATCAATTACCGGTGCCCCTAAAATAAGGGCATGCAAACGTTTATATGAACAAGAGTCAATTGCAAGAGGACCATATTGTGGGTCCTTCATACATTTAGATTGGAATGGTCAATTTGATAGCAATATTCTGATCCGATCTTTAATGGTTCAGAAATCTAGTTTACGTATATATGCAGGTTGTGGCATTGTTGCTGATTCGGATCCTTATAGTGAATCAGAAGAGTTAACTTGGAAGATAATGCCTATACTGGAGGCATTGCAATGAACAATATTTTAGATAATCAAATCAGTTGGATTAATGGTCATTGGATTAAACATAATGAGCCACAGTTGCCAATAAATGATCGTGGTCTAACTCTTAGCGATGGAATATTTGAAACTATTCTAATTATGAATAATCAACCGATATTATTAAATGCCCACCTCGATAGATGGAACGAGAGTGCCATCCTTTTAGGAATGGCAAAACCACCAACCAAAGACCATATACTGTCATTAATTAAAGAAGCTATTAATAAGAACCCTTTAGCCCAAGGCAGTGCTGTCCTTAGACTTAATTGGAGTAGAGGCGACAACAATGGACGTGGTATTAAGCTTTCATCTGCTAATGCTAAATCATCCTCTCACAGATTTTGGTTGACACTTCGTGCGTACAAGCCTTCTTTTAAACCTATTACAACAATGATAAGTAAACTTGAACAACGCAATGCGAATAGCAAAATCAATCAATGCAAAACATTTGCCTATACCCAATCAATCCAAGCTCGTCGTGAAGCAAATATTGCTGGCTTTGATGATGCTTTATTGTTAAGTACTAATGGTGAGATAGCTTGTGGAACAACATCTAATTTAATTGTCAAAAGGAGAGATAAATGGTTAACTCCTCATATAAGTAGTGGTTGCCTTCCCGGTATAATGAGGCAACAAGGACTAAATTCTGGGATTTTAAAAGAAGCTAAGATTTCTCCTGAACCTGAACCTAAGGATCAATGGCTATTGATTAATAGTCTTAGTTGTCATTCTATTATCAAGGTCAACACAAAATCATTTGAAGAGTATGAGGCAAGTAAAATACTTTGGACATCATTAACAAAGAGTTAAAAAGAAATTGGCATGGTGACTTTTGCTGGGGATGGTGCACAAGCTTCAATCTGAAAATTTATGGTTTCTCCGATGATGATTATGGAAGGAGAAATAAATTCTTGCTCTTTTACTTCTTTCACAAGGCTATCTAATGAGGTTCTCAAGCAACGTTGTCCATTAACAGTTGCCTGCTGAATAACCGCTGATGGAATCTTTGGGGACAGGCCTGCAGCTAATAATTCCTTAACAATATAACTGAGATTATGTACACCCATATAAATAACTAAAGTATTGCTTGCTTTTGCAAGAGCTTTCCAATTCACAGAAGGTCGGCGTTTATCAATGCCTTCATGTCCTGTCACAAAGGTCACTGAACTACTTGCAATACGATGGGTCAAAGGAATACCAAAATATGCTGAAGCAGCTATACCAGATGTAATGGCAGGAACAACTTCAACACCAATACCATTCTTATGTAAATAAGCTGCCTCTTCACCACCACGTCCAAAAACAAAAGGGTCTCCCCCTTTCAAACGCACTACACATTTGTTCTTTTTTACTAATTCCAAAAGAAGTGCATTAGTTTTCAATTGTGAAGTTGAATGATGACCTCTTAATTTCCCCACAAAAATAGATTTACAGTCTTTTTTAACTAATTTAAGAATTTCATCCGGCACTAAAGCGTCATATACCAAGACATCACATTGACTCAGGAGCCTATGTGCCCTAACAGTTAATAAGTCAGGATCTCCAGGGCCAGCACCAACTAAATAGACAGTCCCTAGCTGCTTGTCTTTCATGAAGGAAACATCTTTTAATCAAGAGCGTTTTAAGCGCTACCTACGCAAGATAGGTAGCGGAGAGCAAACTAGCCGTGGAATGACACGAGAAGAATCAGCCGATGCTTTAGAACTAATCCTCAACGGAGATCCTAGTCCTGCCCAAATAGGCGCTTTCATGATTGCTCATCGTATTCGGCGCCCAGAGCCACAAGAACTTGCTGGGATGGTAGATACTTACTTAAAGCTAGGTCCAAAACTATATTCCGAAAATAATTTACACCCACCTATTTGTTTTGGAATGCCCTTCGATGGAAGAAAAAAAACCTCACCTATTTATCCTCTCACTACTCTTTTACTTTTAGATGCATCTCAACCAGTAATTCTTCAAGGTGCAGGACGATTGCCAGTTAAATATGGTGTAACAACAGAAGAATTATTTAAAGGACTAGGGCTATGCCTAGGAGGAATGGATATACAAAAAGTACAAGACGGTTTTTCAGAACATGGACTAGCGCTTATTTATCAGCCAGATCATTTTCCTTTAGCAGATAGTTTAATCAACTATCGAGAAGAAATTGGGAAAAGGCCTCCAATCGCAAGTATGGAATTAATTTGGTCAGCCCATCAAGGAGAACATATTCTAATTTCTGGTTTTGTTCATACACCAACAGAAGATAGACATATCAAAACACTGAGATTATTAGATGAACAAAATTTCATAATGGTCAATGGTCTTGAAGGAGGGATCGACATACCAACCAGTCGAATATCAAACTTAAAATTTATGAAAAATCAAATATTAAACGACGTGAAAATTAATCCTCGAGAATATTCAATGAATTGCAAAGACTTAGAATTTGATGATATCGCTACATGGAGAACTAACAGTTTTAAAGCCCTTCAGGGTGAAGGCCCGTTATACAAAGCTCTTGTTTGGAATGCAGGAATTTACCTGTGGTTTGCAGGAGCAGTACAAAATATTTCTATTGGTATGAAGAAAGCTGAGAAAGCAATTCAATCTGGTTCAGCAAAAAAGAAGCTTAATCAATTAATTGCATGGAGAAACAAATAAACCATTTGTTAGTAAATTATTATTGAATGCGTTTCTAAAGTTTTTTCAACATTCGAAAACGATCAAAAGGGATACTCGCTATTTCGATTTTTTCTATAGATATCTCAACCCAACCAGATCTCAACAACAAAGGATGGCTAAATAAACTTGCTTCAGTAAATAATGTTGTGATTCCTTCTTGAAAAGCATCTAATTCAATTTTCTGAAGAAGCTTAGTAGCATAGCCTTTTCGCATGGAACGACCTCGACAATAAAGGAGAGCTAAGCGATCAGATGGATAGCGAAGTCCAAATGCTTCAACTTGATTTTGTTTCACTGCTAACCACCCTTTTCCATCTTCTATTGGTTTATCAAGAACTCCTGGCAAAAACGCTAATCCTCTCCAAGCTTCGATTTGATCATTACTATAAAAGACTGATCCTTGTGAAACAATTGCATCTGTATATACCTCTCTAAGTACAAGGTGATCCAAATTTTTAATTGGTCTTAAATGAACATCGAAATTATTCTGTTCAGCCTTAGTCAAAAACCACCCTCTATGAGATCTTTAAACTATTATGCATAGTTTCTCTTTGAAAAAGCCAAAAGTACCGACTCTGCTATGTGCCTTCATTACTTTATTAAATGACCGATTAGGTGAGACTATCGTTTTTCCTTTATTGCCTTTTCTTTTAGAACGCTTTACAAGTAGTGGAAGTACTATTGGCCTACTTGCAGGAACCTATGCCATATCACAATTTACTGTTGCCCCATTAATAGGAGCACTCAGTGACCGTTTTGGTAGAAAACCAATAATCATAATCTGTGTATTTGGTTCAGTTATAGGTCTTAGTCTCTTTGCAATAACAGTAAGTCTAAACTGGGAAAATATCCTCCCTGTATCAGCTGCAAGTCTTCCTTTAATCTTTTTATTTATAGCTAGAATTATCGATGGGATTAGTGGTGGAACAGCGACAACAGCAACGGCAATACTTGCAGATATATCTACACCAGAAAATCGTGCAAAAACTTTTGGTCTAATAGGTGTTGCTTTTGGACTAGGTTTTCTATTGGGTCCCGGGCTAGGGACAACACTCGCAAAATATAGCGTTACCTTGCCAGTCTGGGCAGCGACAGCTTTTGCAATGTTAAATCTAACCTTGGTAACTTGGCTATTACCAGAGACTCATCCTGTTAATGCACGCAATCAATTACCTAGAAAAAGAGAACTTAACCCAATCACACAATTAAGTCTGATTTTTACAAATCCATCATTACGCAGACTTTGTCTAGGGTTTTTCCTATTCTTTATGGCTTTCAACGGGTTTACTGCTATCTTAGTTCTCTATTTGAAACAGGCTTTTAACTGGAGTCCAGAATTAGCCAGTCTTACATTTGTAGTTGTAGGACTAGTTGCCATGGTTGTCCAAGGTGGCTTGATTGGTCCTCTAGTGAATCGTTTTGGAGAATGGAGATTAACAATGATAGGAATTGGCTTTGTAATTATTGGATGTTTACTTTTACCAATTGCTAATCAAGGAAATGCGATACCAATAGTATTCACAGCTGTTGCGATTTTAGCCTTAGGAACTGGCTTAGTAACACCTTGTCTACGTGCTCTAGTCTCAAAAAGATTAAATGCCACTAATCAAGGAGCTATTCTTGGGAGTCTTCAAGGGTTGCAAAGTTTAGGTACTTTTATAGGAGCAGCAATCGCTGGTATTTCCTATGATTTTTTAGGCGTAAAGAGTCCATTTTTGGGAACCAGCATTGTATTAATTATCGTTATAATATTAATTTCCAACAAAAGACACATTAAGTCTCAAAGATCAATCTAGAAAAGAATATAAAAGAGAATGCAGAATCTATAATGTTATAATGATTAGCAATCTAATAACGAATTACAAAGAACATTAATATTACACAATGGCTAAAAAATTTCGACTTGCAGAGAATTATATTAATAGAGAGTTAAGCTGGATTAATTTCAATGAAAGAGTTCTTGAGAAAGCCATTGATAAAAAGACCCCTCTTCTAGATCAAGCTAAATTTAGTGCGATTTTTAGTAATAATTTAGATGAATTTTTTATGGTTAGAGTTGCTTCATTAAAATCACAAGTAGAAGCAGGAGTAACAAAAAAAAGTGAGGATAATAAAACACCCACTGAACAATTAATTCAAATTCGTGAGAAGCTTTTGCCTTCTCTTCAAAAACAGCAAACACACTATTTATCTAATTTAAAAGATGCTTTTAGGAAAGAGAATATTTTCTTGCTTGATTATATAGAGCTAACATCTCGTGAAAAAAATTGGGTTGATAATTACTTTAAAACAGCCATTTTCCCAATACTTACACCACTAGCTGTTGATCCAGCTCATCCTTTTCCATTTGTTAGCAATCTTAGTCTCAATATTGCAGCATTAATTCGTGATCCTGATTCCGGTCAGCAACAATTTTCAAGAGTCAAAGTCCCACAAAAAACAATCGCTAGATTTATAACTATTCCAAGTGATTTAAGTGATAAAAATCCAAAGCCAATCTATAGCGCCATTCCTGTTGAACAAGTAGTGGCATTTAACTTAAATTTGCTCTTCCCAGGAATGGAAATCGAAGAACACTCCTTTTTTCGAGTCACTAGAGATGCAGACCTAGAGTTGAGAGATCTTGAAGCCGATGACCTAATGATTGCCCTAGAGCAAGGTCTTCGCAAACGTCGCATGGGTGGAGAAATAGTAAGACTTGAAGTATTAAAAACAATGCCAAAGAAAATTCTTGACTTACTAATGGAAAGCATGGATGTAGAAGAAGCAGACCTTTATTGCGTTGATGGATTATTAGGCCTAGATGAACTATTTGAGCTAATCACTATCGACACTCAGCATTTATCTTCTACATCAAAGTATGGCAAAATTCATAACTCTCTAAAAAATAGTCAATATGGGTTACTGGAAGATGGTTCAATCAAGCAAGAAGAATTTAGAAGCATATTTTCGATAATTAGAGCTAAAGATTTGCTCCTTCACCATCCATATGATCTTTTTACAAGTTCAGTAGAAGAATTTATCAATCAATCTGCTGATGATCCTTTAGTAATGGGAATCAAAATGACTCTTTATAGGGTTTCAAAAGACTCTCCAATTATTGAGGCATTAATTAGAGCCGCAGAAAATGGAAAACAAGTAATGGCACTTGTTGAATTAAAAGCTCGTTTTGATGAAGACAACAATATTCAATGGGCAAAACAATTAGAAAAATCTGGAGTGCATGTTGTCTATGGCGTTGTAGGACTTAAAACACATACAAAAATTGCATTAGTCATCCGTAAAGAAAAAGAGCGATTACGCAGTTATTTTCATATTGGAACAGGTAACTATAATTCAAAAACATCCAATCAATATACAGACTTGGGGTTACTATCGGTTCAACCGGAATTGGGACAAGATTTAGTAGAGCTATTTAATTATCTAACCGGGTTTTCAAAGCAACCAAGCTTTAGGAAATTATTAGTTGCTCCAGTAAGCCTAAGACGTGGAATAGAAACACTAATACAGCGAGAAATTGAAAACGCAAAAAATGGCAAGCAGGCAAAAATTAAAGCCAAAATGAATGCACTTGTTGATCCAAGTATTATTAATTTACTTTATGAAGCATCACAAGCAGGAGTAAAAATAGAGCTAATTGTACGAGGAATGTGCTGCTTATACCCTAAAAAAGAAGGCCTTAGTGAAAAAATTAGAGTGGTGAGCATAATAGGAAAATATCTAGAGCATTCAAGGATTTTCTGGTTTTATAATAATAATCAGCCAGAAGTTTTTATAGGAAGTGCAGATTGGATGCGAAGAAATTTAGATCGAAGAGTTGAAGCTGTTACGCCTATTGAAGATCCCACTTTAAAAAAACAACTAAATTCTATTTTAGAAATTTATTTAAATGACAATGTAGATGCATGGGAAATGCAAAGCAATGGCAAATTTCTTAGAAAATCAGCAATAAAAAGCGAAGAAATTTCTGCTCAAAACAAACTAATGGATTTTTAATATTAGTCAAATCATAGAATTAGAGAATCAAAATAATTGCAATACAGCTCTAAAAACGGAGCGAAGGATCATGAACATGCTCTAAGTCTTAATACCTAATCAAGTAACTTATTGAACAATGAAGATTGCTTCAATCAAAAAGTTTTATTTAATTCACTGTTATTTTCTATAACAGTGCTAAGTTCTTTCTAAACATAATTATAGGAGGCCAGGGTGATGGGGATCCCTCTGGAATCTGTTAAAGGTGATTCTTCATCACCATCAGAAAAAATTTCATTGCCAAAGACCTCGAAAGAGGAAAGGCAAAACAAAATAACTACCTCGTCAGCAGGTCGTGGTCGTCCTGCTGGTCGAGTTGGAACTGATTCAATTGGTTTTTATTTAAGTAGCATTGGACGGGTACCTTTGCTAACTCCAGCAGAAGAGATAGAACTTGCTCATCATGTCCAAAAAATGAAAGGGCTGTTAGATATTCCTAAGGAGAATATCAACACTCGCCAAAGACATCAAATTCGCATGGGAAAGCGAGCGAGAGATCGCATGATGGCTGCAAATCTTAGACTTGTTGTAAGTGTTGCAAAAAAATATCAAAATCAAGGATTAGAGCTACTTGATCTAGTACAAGAAGGAGCAATTGGTCTAGAGCGAGCAGTTGATAAATTTGATCCTGCTATGGGATACAAGTTTTCAACATATGCATATTGGTGGATACGTCAAGGAATGACAAGAGCAATTGACAACAGTGCTCGTACTATTCGATTACCAATCCATATCAGTGAAAAGCTATCTAAAATGAGACGCATTTCACGTGAACTGTCCCACAATTTAGGACGACAGCCAAATCGCGTTGAACTAGCAAATGAATTGGGTATGGAGCCAAAAGATCTAGAAGATCTAATGGCACAAAGTGCTCCATGTGCGTCATTAGACTCCCATGCGCGTGGTGAAGAAGACAGAAGTACATTAGGGGAACTCATACCTGATCCAAATTATGATGAACCTATGGAATGTATGGATCGCAATATGCAAAAAGAACATCTCAGTGGATGGCTATCTCAACTTAATGAGAGAGAGCAAAAAATAATGCGATTACGATTTGGTCTTGATGGAGAAGAGCCTCTAACACTCGCTGAGATTGGAAGACAAATCAATGTATCTAGAGAACGTGTTCGGCAACTTGAGGCCAAGGCTATTTTAAAACTCAGAGGAATGACTACTCATCAACAAGCTGCATAAAATTCAAATTGATTAACGCCTACTCTTTTATACTTATTAGTGGTTGGTTGATTATTGTTCTATCCACTAGTTATTTTTGCAATAAATTATTTCCTGAAGAAAAAGAATTAAGTCGTAAAATTGTTCATATGGGAAGTGGTCCTATCATCCCATTAGCTTACTGGCTAAATATATCTGCCCAAATTGCAATCCCTATTGCAAGTGTAATTACACTTGCACTATTGATCAATTATCGTTTTAAGTTACTAACCTCAATAGAAAATATAGAGCGAAAAAGTTTTGGGACAATTGCATATGGAATAAGTATCACATTATTACTTATTTTATTTTGGACTGACAACCCTTCCGCAGTCATATCAGGTGTCCTTGTAATGGCATTTGGAGATGGCTTGGCAGGCTTCATAGGTCGAAAAGTCAAATCGCCTCAATGGATTCTATTTGGTCAACGAAAATCACTAATAGGAACATTAACTATGGGTTTCGTTTCCGCACTAATTTTAACAATAGTCAATCAATCAACAGCTATGCAGTTGGGTCCTATAGCTATACTTTCGATTACATCTATTGCTGTTGCATTAGAACAAGTGAGTACTTTAGGAATAGATAATATTACGGTTCCAATTGGCGTAGCCTTAAGTTGGCAAATAATGTCATTTAGATAAATTGCTTAAAAAGTAACAGCATCAGCAAGTTGCTCAAACAAAGTTTCTGTCGTCTTCAAATCTATACAGGCATCTGTAATACTTTTTCCATAAATCAATGTTGATAAGTCCTTAGTTAATTTTTGATTACCTTCAACCAAATGGCTCTCAAGCATCACTCCCATGACATTAGACGAACCTTCTTTAACCTGCTTAGCAACCTCTTTCAAGACAATACCTTGTTTTCGAAAATCCTTATCTGAGTTACCGTGACTACAGTCAACCATCACTTTACTTTTTGAGCCTGATTGTAGAAGTTCTTGAGCAACTTTTTGCACTGAT is a window of Prochlorococcus marinus subsp. marinus str. CCMP1375 DNA encoding:
- a CDS encoding anthranilate phosphoribosyltransferase family protein gives rise to the protein MKETSFNQERFKRYLRKIGSGEQTSRGMTREESADALELILNGDPSPAQIGAFMIAHRIRRPEPQELAGMVDTYLKLGPKLYSENNLHPPICFGMPFDGRKKTSPIYPLTTLLLLDASQPVILQGAGRLPVKYGVTTEELFKGLGLCLGGMDIQKVQDGFSEHGLALIYQPDHFPLADSLINYREEIGKRPPIASMELIWSAHQGEHILISGFVHTPTEDRHIKTLRLLDEQNFIMVNGLEGGIDIPTSRISNLKFMKNQILNDVKINPREYSMNCKDLEFDDIATWRTNSFKALQGEGPLYKALVWNAGIYLWFAGAVQNISIGMKKAEKAIQSGSAKKKLNQLIAWRNK
- a CDS encoding acetyltransferase, with product MTKAEQNNFDVHLRPIKNLDHLVLREVYTDAIVSQGSVFYSNDQIEAWRGLAFLPGVLDKPIEDGKGWLAVKQNQVEAFGLRYPSDRLALLYCRGRSMRKGYATKLLQKIELDAFQEGITTLFTEASLFSHPLLLRSGWVEISIEKIEIASIPFDRFRMLKKL
- a CDS encoding MFS transporter — its product is MHSFSLKKPKVPTLLCAFITLLNDRLGETIVFPLLPFLLERFTSSGSTIGLLAGTYAISQFTVAPLIGALSDRFGRKPIIIICVFGSVIGLSLFAITVSLNWENILPVSAASLPLIFLFIARIIDGISGGTATTATAILADISTPENRAKTFGLIGVAFGLGFLLGPGLGTTLAKYSVTLPVWAATAFAMLNLTLVTWLLPETHPVNARNQLPRKRELNPITQLSLIFTNPSLRRLCLGFFLFFMAFNGFTAILVLYLKQAFNWSPELASLTFVVVGLVAMVVQGGLIGPLVNRFGEWRLTMIGIGFVIIGCLLLPIANQGNAIPIVFTAVAILALGTGLVTPCLRALVSKRLNATNQGAILGSLQGLQSLGTFIGAAIAGISYDFLGVKSPFLGTSIVLIIVIILISNKRHIKSQRSI
- the ppk1 gene encoding polyphosphate kinase 1; this translates as MAKKFRLAENYINRELSWINFNERVLEKAIDKKTPLLDQAKFSAIFSNNLDEFFMVRVASLKSQVEAGVTKKSEDNKTPTEQLIQIREKLLPSLQKQQTHYLSNLKDAFRKENIFLLDYIELTSREKNWVDNYFKTAIFPILTPLAVDPAHPFPFVSNLSLNIAALIRDPDSGQQQFSRVKVPQKTIARFITIPSDLSDKNPKPIYSAIPVEQVVAFNLNLLFPGMEIEEHSFFRVTRDADLELRDLEADDLMIALEQGLRKRRMGGEIVRLEVLKTMPKKILDLLMESMDVEEADLYCVDGLLGLDELFELITIDTQHLSSTSKYGKIHNSLKNSQYGLLEDGSIKQEEFRSIFSIIRAKDLLLHHPYDLFTSSVEEFINQSADDPLVMGIKMTLYRVSKDSPIIEALIRAAENGKQVMALVELKARFDEDNNIQWAKQLEKSGVHVVYGVVGLKTHTKIALVIRKEKERLRSYFHIGTGNYNSKTSNQYTDLGLLSVQPELGQDLVELFNYLTGFSKQPSFRKLLVAPVSLRRGIETLIQREIENAKNGKQAKIKAKMNALVDPSIINLLYEASQAGVKIELIVRGMCCLYPKKEGLSEKIRVVSIIGKYLEHSRIFWFYNNNQPEVFIGSADWMRRNLDRRVEAVTPIEDPTLKKQLNSILEIYLNDNVDAWEMQSNGKFLRKSAIKSEEISAQNKLMDF
- a CDS encoding RpoD/SigA family RNA polymerase sigma factor; translation: MGIPLESVKGDSSSPSEKISLPKTSKEERQNKITTSSAGRGRPAGRVGTDSIGFYLSSIGRVPLLTPAEEIELAHHVQKMKGLLDIPKENINTRQRHQIRMGKRARDRMMAANLRLVVSVAKKYQNQGLELLDLVQEGAIGLERAVDKFDPAMGYKFSTYAYWWIRQGMTRAIDNSARTIRLPIHISEKLSKMRRISRELSHNLGRQPNRVELANELGMEPKDLEDLMAQSAPCASLDSHARGEEDRSTLGELIPDPNYDEPMECMDRNMQKEHLSGWLSQLNEREQKIMRLRFGLDGEEPLTLAEIGRQINVSRERVRQLEAKAILKLRGMTTHQQAA
- a CDS encoding diacylglycerol/polyprenol kinase family protein; this translates as MINAYSFILISGWLIIVLSTSYFCNKLFPEEKELSRKIVHMGSGPIIPLAYWLNISAQIAIPIASVITLALLINYRFKLLTSIENIERKSFGTIAYGISITLLLILFWTDNPSAVISGVLVMAFGDGLAGFIGRKVKSPQWILFGQRKSLIGTLTMGFVSALILTIVNQSTAMQLGPIAILSITSIAVALEQVSTLGIDNITVPIGVALSWQIMSFR